The Oculatellaceae cyanobacterium genomic interval TATGCAGCAAGTTGCTGAAATTCGCCAAATTATAGAGTAAATAAAGAATATGCGGGCAAGATGCCCGCGTGTTCTTTTGCGTAACTCCTGAATAAATTACTAATATTTTTCAACGGAGAGGGTGGGATTTGAACCCACGTTGACCTTGCAGCCAAAACAGATTTCGAGTCTGCCGCATTCAACCACTCTGCCACCTCTCCAGAGGTTTGAGTCTATCGCTATTTTACTGGTATCAAGGCAAAAATTACCAGCATTTTAGAAAAACGAAGTATTATTATCTGTTACTTCCAACGTCGGCTCAAACTCATCCCCAGGTGTCCACTGAATCGCACCATCTCGACCAGTCCAGTAAAGTTTAATATTAGTCTTTTGCAAATTCGAGAGCGCCTCTGGATCAACTGTAAACGAAGAAGCGATCGCCACCCCTGGTTCCATAGCCTTTAACAAATCTGCCGTCAGCTTTCCTCCAGACCACCACAATACTTGAGGACGACGAGGTAAGCCTTCACTAATAGCTACCTGCTTTTGTTCTTCAGGTGTTAACTCTGGTAATACTAACCAAACTTGGTCACGGATTTGCAACTTAATTATTGGTGGTACAGCATTGAGTAGCTGAATCGTTGTCGAGCCAACAGGTGTATTTGTACCTACTGGCAAAGCTTGGTATGCACCTTGACTACCTTTAATAGCACCACCTATAACTGAACTAGCCTGATTTGCTGTTTCGTTGGCACTCGCATCGTAGAAACTTTTAACTGGTAAGCGTTTCAACAACTTTAGCCAGCCACTTCTTAACTTAGGTTCCAAATCAATTGCAACAGCCCAATCAATTTGATTGACACCTTGCTGTTGCAGAAACGGCAGAACCGTATAATTAGCTGTATCAGCATCCCCACTATTAACCAACACAACCTTGCCTTGGTCTTGAATTACCAAAACTGGCTGCCCGTCTGTTGCTAGTACCGTTGCTCTAAAAAGAGTAGCTTGAGTTTCCCATATTGGTAGCACTACTAATGCGATCGCCGCTATCAGAGCTAACCACCAACGCTTATGTAACCAGCGACTCAGCCAAACTAATACCATTAGCCCATAAATGGCGAGCAATTGCATGACAGAAATTTTGCCAATTGCAACAGAACTACCAGGAAGCCAACAGAAAAACTGCACCAACCCAATCAGCCAGTGAGTTGGATGATATAGCAACCATGCTGCCGAACTGCCACCCCAAGACCAAAATACCCCAAGCATTGCACTTATTACTCCACCAATACTAATTAAAGCAATCAGAGGAGTAGAAATAATATTGACCGCAATACTATAAGTTGCAACTAAACCAAATACATATACTTGCAGTGGTAGCGTCCACAAAGCAGCAGCAACAGGAACTGCCACCAAAGCTGCGATCGCAGGTGGTAACCAATCCAAACGCTTCATCAAAGCAGGTACAGTAACTAATAATCCCAACGTTGCTAAAAAACTCAGTTGAAATCCTAAATCCCAAATCCACAAAGGATTGAATAGCAGCAACAGACTAGCAGCAACTAGCAGTAATCCAATTGGCTTGGTTTTACGTTGCATTATCAAAGCAACTAAAACTCCAAAACCCATTACTGCTGCACGCATCACCGAAGGCTGTACACCAGTTAAGCCAACAAATATTATTAACGCGACTGTTCCAGCAATAAATTGTACCTTTGCTGAAAACCGCTTGGTCAAAGTTAACAACA includes:
- a CDS encoding ComEC/Rec2 family competence protein, whose translation is MSPASGIIISFAYILGLLSTATNWGGYLVLGLGIGLGLIMPRFWRTGPQLRLWLMAGIVGLLASVYFQARLPRPAPNDISNFVPTIEGNRQEQLFVVQGEVESEPRVTRSRRSQFWLAARQLSQVQGTSEAPADVSQAVRGRLYVTMPLLQTTGLHPGEAISVTGVLYKPKPATNPGAFDFKAYLAREGGFAGFSGRQISWVDEKKQQWGWWAVRQRIIRSQVNWLGSPEGPLLSSIVLGGKAVDLPYDIRDQFIQVGLAHALAASGFQVSLILGVLLTLTKRFSAKVQFIAGTVALIIFVGLTGVQPSVMRAAVMGFGVLVALIMQRKTKPIGLLLVAASLLLLFNPLWIWDLGFQLSFLATLGLLVTVPALMKRLDWLPPAIAALVAVPVAAALWTLPLQVYVFGLVATYSIAVNIISTPLIALISIGGVISAMLGVFWSWGGSSAAWLLYHPTHWLIGLVQFFCWLPGSSVAIGKISVMQLLAIYGLMVLVWLSRWLHKRWWLALIAAIALVVLPIWETQATLFRATVLATDGQPVLVIQDQGKVVLVNSGDADTANYTVLPFLQQQGVNQIDWAVAIDLEPKLRSGWLKLLKRLPVKSFYDASANETANQASSVIGGAIKGSQGAYQALPVGTNTPVGSTTIQLLNAVPPIIKLQIRDQVWLVLPELTPEEQKQVAISEGLPRRPQVLWWSGGKLTADLLKAMEPGVAIASSFTVDPEALSNLQKTNIKLYWTGRDGAIQWTPGDEFEPTLEVTDNNTSFF